The proteins below come from a single Candidatus Eremiobacterota bacterium genomic window:
- a CDS encoding formylglycine-generating enzyme family protein: MAQYCNGYGKENNEKWKRAVVFMALLLTGLLPGCAMRKDSASRPQATPSPPAIQAAVPTPAATASKAPAPQALPPQKNNPKDGAAMILIAAGDFLMGSPEHKGDSIEKPQHRVYLDAYYISKYEVTNGQFRRFISESGYDAEGSWKDYALEGRDTHPVVCVTWNDAKAYCEWAGGSLPTEAQWEKAARGVDGRVWPWGNKWDGTECNWGKGPKVAGKADIWKGRGTAPVGSFPAGVSPCGVHDMAGNVAEWCGDWFSERYYLESPSDNPGGPASGQTRVIRFGNWFSGSPEVNRCASREGYLADRWLNFLGFRVVLAATLP; encoded by the coding sequence ATGGCTCAATACTGCAATGGGTACGGCAAGGAAAACAATGAAAAGTGGAAGCGCGCCGTTGTGTTTATGGCGCTTCTCCTTACCGGGCTCCTGCCTGGCTGCGCGATGCGGAAGGATTCCGCCTCCCGGCCTCAAGCGACACCTTCACCGCCGGCGATCCAGGCCGCCGTACCCACGCCTGCGGCGACTGCCTCGAAAGCGCCTGCCCCACAGGCCCTGCCGCCGCAGAAGAATAACCCGAAGGACGGCGCCGCCATGATCCTCATCGCCGCCGGCGACTTTCTGATGGGCTCCCCCGAGCACAAGGGCGATAGTATCGAGAAGCCTCAGCACAGGGTGTATCTTGACGCCTATTATATCTCCAAATACGAGGTGACCAACGGGCAGTTCAGGAGATTTATCAGCGAATCGGGCTATGACGCCGAGGGGAGCTGGAAGGACTATGCCCTCGAGGGAAGGGACACTCACCCCGTGGTGTGCGTCACCTGGAACGACGCGAAGGCTTATTGCGAATGGGCGGGAGGGTCTCTCCCGACTGAGGCGCAGTGGGAGAAGGCCGCCCGGGGTGTTGACGGGAGAGTCTGGCCGTGGGGAAACAAGTGGGACGGCACGGAATGCAACTGGGGCAAGGGGCCGAAGGTGGCAGGGAAGGCTGATATATGGAAAGGGAGGGGCACGGCGCCTGTAGGCTCATTCCCTGCCGGTGTGAGCCCCTGCGGCGTCCATGACATGGCGGGGAATGTGGCGGAGTGGTGCGGTGACTGGTTCAGCGAGAGATATTACCTTGAGAGCCCTTCAGATAACCCCGGGGGGCCGGCGAGCGGGCAGACACGCGTGATACGCTTCGGCAACTGGTTCTCCGGCTCACCCGAAGTCAACCGGTGCGCCTCCCGTGAAGGGTATCTTGCTGACCGCTGGCTCAACTTCCTCGGATTCCGCGTAGTTCTTGCCGCCACTCTGCCCTGA
- a CDS encoding serine/threonine-protein kinase, translating into MTIQGRIQNKSLFLSLAAALLSLALFSLSSALAAGDKEGLQVKSFLFRTDPPGARVYLVGDDGMEREIGVSGKPLPVTAGDEIYVFVLKLQGFLEERLVLTKGDIEFHQSYPPEHRPPLRLPSPLRRVVFRTLPEKSEVRLLGTAAQGDGELLGLSGIPLELNLAEFAAGSEAFFAIRRKGYRDLRFSLKPHDFKPYSPQALISHPPEGKEPLALEPATVCVKMALWLSRYRLTIAVIALIMVPSALLMALKISRMNAEKRKWSAWEALTAGVNREDPMFNKALGGYVLVEKIGQGGMAAVYRAVPEETRSEKEEVAIKVMELDEESEKNYLRRYRREVKILSELSHPNILRILNYGTQGNLFYLITELIRGRTLESEIKEGGIELEAFSTIIRQVLDALIHAHRKEILHRDIKPGNIMIDGQSHVTVMDFGLAKGRHYSAITDTGLTLGTPDYMAPEQVTTKIVDSRTDEYSLGVLAYVLLTGALPFYDESPFKIMYRHVTEQPPPLRAVRPSLPGALEAVVLRMMEKEPDKRYQALEEVKAALEEALARTAGSPPPAEGEER; encoded by the coding sequence ATGACCATTCAAGGAAGAATACAGAATAAGAGCCTCTTTTTATCTCTTGCCGCGGCTCTCCTGTCACTTGCCCTTTTCTCCTTGTCTTCCGCCCTGGCGGCGGGAGACAAGGAAGGCCTCCAGGTGAAATCCTTCCTCTTCAGGACCGATCCTCCCGGCGCCCGTGTATACCTGGTCGGCGACGACGGCATGGAAAGGGAGATCGGTGTGAGCGGGAAGCCTTTGCCTGTCACTGCCGGAGACGAAATCTACGTCTTTGTCCTTAAGCTCCAGGGCTTCCTGGAAGAAAGGCTGGTCCTCACCAAGGGCGATATAGAGTTTCATCAGTCATATCCTCCCGAGCACAGGCCCCCTTTAAGGCTCCCTTCACCCCTGCGCAGGGTGGTGTTCCGCACCTTACCGGAAAAAAGCGAGGTCAGGCTTCTTGGGACAGCGGCTCAAGGCGACGGGGAACTCCTGGGCCTCTCGGGGATCCCTCTTGAGCTCAACCTGGCGGAATTTGCCGCCGGCAGCGAGGCCTTCTTCGCCATAAGGCGGAAAGGCTACAGGGACCTCCGGTTTTCCCTGAAGCCCCATGACTTCAAGCCTTATTCTCCGCAGGCCCTGATCTCCCATCCCCCCGAAGGGAAAGAGCCTCTCGCCCTCGAGCCCGCAACTGTCTGCGTGAAGATGGCCTTGTGGCTTTCACGCTACAGGCTGACCATAGCAGTAATTGCTCTCATCATGGTGCCTTCGGCACTCCTCATGGCGCTCAAGATCTCAAGGATGAACGCCGAAAAGCGCAAGTGGAGCGCCTGGGAGGCCCTCACGGCCGGCGTGAACAGGGAGGACCCCATGTTCAACAAGGCCCTGGGAGGCTACGTGCTTGTAGAGAAGATCGGCCAGGGAGGGATGGCGGCAGTGTACAGGGCGGTCCCTGAGGAGACGCGCTCGGAAAAGGAGGAAGTGGCTATAAAGGTGATGGAGCTCGACGAGGAGAGCGAAAAGAATTACCTCAGGAGGTACAGGCGCGAGGTGAAGATACTGAGCGAACTCAGCCATCCCAATATTCTCCGCATCCTCAATTATGGAACCCAGGGTAATCTCTTTTATCTCATTACCGAGCTCATAAGGGGAAGAACGCTGGAATCGGAAATCAAGGAGGGCGGCATTGAGCTTGAAGCCTTCAGCACTATCATCAGGCAGGTCCTTGACGCCCTGATTCATGCGCACAGAAAGGAGATACTGCACCGGGACATCAAGCCGGGGAATATCATGATTGACGGGCAGAGCCACGTGACGGTGATGGACTTCGGCCTTGCCAAGGGCCGCCACTACTCGGCGATCACCGACACGGGGCTTACCCTGGGAACGCCTGACTACATGGCTCCCGAGCAGGTGACGACAAAAATCGTGGACTCCCGCACCGATGAGTACTCCCTCGGCGTCCTTGCCTATGTCCTTCTCACGGGGGCCCTTCCCTTCTACGATGAATCGCCCTTCAAAATCATGTACCGCCACGTGACGGAGCAGCCGCCTCCGCTTCGGGCCGTCAGGCCCTCTCTCCCCGGAGCGCTTGAAGCGGTGGTGCTCAGGATGATGGAAAAGGAGCCTGACAAGCGTTACCAGGCTCTCGAAGAGGTGAAGGCAGCTTTGGAAGAGGCCCTGGCGCGCACGGCAGGAAGCCCGCCGCCGGCGGAGGGCGAAGAAAGATGA
- a CDS encoding type II toxin-antitoxin system PemK/MazF family toxin, translating into MVIEQGDIYWIELHAPTGSEPGYRHPHVVVQNNLFNRSKLNTVVVCALTSNLQRRTAPGNVILARGEANLPKHSVVNITQLVTVDKSAFREKIGKLSREKVAEILNGIRLLTEPREVD; encoded by the coding sequence ATGGTAATTGAACAAGGCGATATATACTGGATTGAGCTCCACGCCCCGACAGGCTCTGAACCGGGGTACCGCCATCCCCATGTGGTTGTTCAGAATAATCTTTTCAACCGGAGTAAGCTCAATACAGTAGTAGTCTGCGCCCTGACCTCAAATCTGCAGAGAAGGACCGCCCCGGGGAATGTTATACTCGCCAGAGGAGAGGCAAACCTTCCCAAGCACAGCGTCGTTAACATAACCCAGCTTGTTACGGTAGATAAATCGGCCTTTCGAGAAAAGATCGGAAAGCTTTCCCGGGAGAAAGTGGCGGAAATACTCAATGGAATACGCCTGCTCACCGAACCGCGGGAAGTTGACTAA
- a CDS encoding ankyrin repeat domain-containing protein, with product MTLPVHRRDFKNNEVSVKNRTFQEERGADADIADSEGRTALLHAVKLHDMKLVELLLEYRADPNICSSEKETPLIEAVEAGNAVMILALLSGGAEVNGKGLNQWTPLFKAVMNHNMELVELLISRGALVNARSIEETARSIRRPG from the coding sequence ATCACCCTTCCTGTCCATCGAAGAGACTTCAAAAACAATGAGGTATCTGTAAAAAATAGAACTTTTCAAGAGGAGAGAGGAGCCGACGCCGACATCGCTGACAGTGAAGGGAGGACCGCCCTGCTTCATGCGGTAAAGCTCCATGATATGAAGCTTGTTGAGCTTCTCCTGGAATACCGCGCCGATCCCAATATCTGCTCATCTGAAAAGGAAACGCCTCTCATCGAGGCGGTTGAAGCCGGGAATGCCGTCATGATTCTCGCGCTCCTCTCCGGAGGGGCCGAGGTGAATGGCAAGGGCCTTAATCAGTGGACGCCCCTTTTCAAGGCCGTGATGAATCACAATATGGAACTCGTGGAGCTTCTCATCTCCAGGGGAGCCTTGGTGAATGCCCGTTCCATTGAAGAGACAGCCCGCTCCATAAGGCGGCCAGGTTGA
- a CDS encoding M14 family zinc carboxypeptidase — MLIMNMRAQIGYGRELNNIRAPHGEKSSEREQSPSAEPQDTMESSGDIVRGQGRAPADLAEAHIDALRDNFRIPRAPGPQAEAAPPQASLQAEPQAAPSSDQHRDSSLVANKNGTLSLLQERAPSAPQGEEKGINFAARYGVTSTAPGSSRTAFARGFVNDYMDARQIDDRVLKLAEKYPDLVKVTTREYGTAGYDGKNASLRGPAPLRYVTISSGKGDKASKPGALFMASPHGREKMNPLAMVELLEQLCANYRPGSDDPKVRELTDLVDSLNIYVVPVTNPDGLNYAIHDDPEWRRTRAPLAGSGSGDKGVDINRNFDIEWTPYPQGASPEQQKIIREKGMLPHPTDNNKLLGRWTQHDGYPGPAPFSEPETRHIAGIVDEHPEIRVACDFHSHGEKVMIPDSVTDAHDREIFENLQKRMIGAVGKPQGESYRPELSYNVNGQTDDYLYRRKGIYALTMEDGKEFNPPVPEALKVADSMASGAIELLRAAKELGKKPDIMLPPKAHGYDESRPCPAGDAAADHKGAPEEAGKKLDTRAHPEVRETFDRYLREHQQDLPRLTPEKYEALSGATDGKDGKPRFNCIANSVRNEKEIIEPKVFVERFDEFYGAHGFKPLDTLDYSLREGIEKVVLYGFTPSDGKDYEIRRGAWGPDYANYQGPLCYHAVIQDEDGLFSSKMGIHERIRIADPGDLGGGLYGNPVRVYARPRR; from the coding sequence ATGCTTATCATGAACATGCGTGCACAGATCGGCTATGGCAGGGAATTGAACAACATAAGGGCGCCCCATGGTGAAAAGAGCTCTGAAAGAGAACAGAGCCCTTCAGCCGAACCGCAGGACACCATGGAAAGCTCCGGCGATATAGTGCGCGGGCAAGGCAGGGCACCTGCTGATCTGGCAGAAGCCCACATTGATGCACTGAGGGATAATTTCAGGATCCCCCGGGCCCCCGGGCCCCAGGCGGAAGCAGCTCCCCCTCAGGCTTCTCTCCAGGCAGAGCCACAGGCGGCGCCTTCGAGTGATCAGCATCGGGACAGCAGCCTGGTGGCCAATAAAAATGGCACATTGAGCCTTTTACAGGAAAGAGCACCCTCTGCGCCTCAGGGAGAAGAGAAGGGCATTAATTTTGCGGCGCGCTACGGGGTGACGTCCACCGCCCCCGGATCTTCCAGGACCGCTTTCGCCAGGGGTTTTGTCAATGACTACATGGATGCGCGGCAGATAGACGACAGGGTGTTGAAGCTTGCAGAAAAATATCCTGACCTTGTCAAGGTAACCACGCGGGAGTACGGCACTGCCGGCTATGACGGGAAGAACGCCTCGCTCCGGGGGCCCGCGCCGCTCCGCTATGTCACAATATCGAGCGGGAAAGGTGACAAAGCCTCAAAGCCCGGCGCGCTTTTCATGGCATCTCCCCATGGAAGGGAGAAGATGAATCCTCTTGCGATGGTCGAGCTCTTGGAGCAGCTCTGCGCAAACTACAGGCCCGGGAGCGATGATCCCAAGGTCAGGGAGCTGACGGACCTTGTTGATTCATTGAATATCTATGTGGTCCCTGTCACAAACCCCGACGGCCTCAATTACGCCATCCATGACGATCCTGAATGGAGAAGGACAAGGGCTCCCCTCGCCGGGAGCGGAAGCGGCGACAAGGGCGTTGACATCAACAGGAATTTTGATATCGAGTGGACGCCATACCCACAGGGCGCCTCGCCGGAGCAGCAGAAGATAATCAGGGAGAAGGGGATGCTGCCCCATCCCACAGACAATAACAAGCTTCTGGGAAGATGGACACAGCACGATGGCTATCCGGGGCCGGCCCCCTTTTCAGAGCCCGAGACAAGGCATATCGCCGGCATTGTCGATGAGCATCCCGAGATAAGGGTCGCCTGTGATTTCCACTCCCATGGCGAGAAGGTCATGATTCCCGACAGCGTCACTGATGCTCACGACCGCGAAATCTTTGAGAATCTTCAGAAGCGCATGATAGGCGCCGTGGGGAAGCCGCAGGGAGAAAGCTACAGGCCGGAGCTGTCGTATAACGTCAACGGCCAGACTGACGATTACCTTTATCGCCGCAAGGGAATCTATGCGCTTACCATGGAGGACGGCAAGGAGTTCAATCCCCCCGTTCCCGAGGCCCTCAAAGTGGCTGACAGCATGGCCTCCGGGGCAATTGAGCTTCTGAGGGCGGCAAAAGAGCTTGGGAAAAAGCCTGACATCATGCTCCCGCCAAAGGCACATGGATATGATGAAAGCCGGCCCTGCCCTGCCGGCGATGCTGCTGCTGACCATAAAGGCGCTCCCGAGGAAGCAGGAAAAAAGCTGGATACCAGGGCACACCCCGAGGTGAGAGAAACATTCGACCGGTATCTCCGGGAGCACCAGCAGGACCTCCCCAGGCTCACGCCGGAAAAGTACGAGGCTCTCTCGGGGGCCACCGACGGCAAGGATGGGAAGCCCCGCTTCAACTGCATCGCAAACAGTGTCCGAAACGAGAAAGAGATTATCGAGCCCAAGGTGTTCGTGGAAAGATTTGACGAGTTTTATGGAGCGCATGGGTTCAAGCCCCTTGACACCCTGGACTATTCCCTCCGGGAAGGGATTGAGAAGGTCGTTTTATACGGGTTTACCCCCTCAGACGGCAAAGACTACGAGATAAGGAGGGGAGCCTGGGGGCCCGATTATGCGAATTACCAGGGTCCCCTGTGCTATCATGCGGTCATTCAGGATGAAGACGGCCTGTTCTCAAGCAAAATGGGAATCCATGAGAGAATCAGAATTGCGGACCCCGGGGACCTGGGAGGAGGGCTTTACGGCAATCCTGTGAGGGTCTACGCAAGGCCCCGGCGATAG
- a CDS encoding ribbon-helix-helix protein, CopG family produces the protein MATIKTAISIEKDLFTRVEELAQVMHVSRSKVFQEALLAYLEKYENQQLLAELNRAYADSTTTAEQDWLHNTSIHHTKIVKDQW, from the coding sequence ATGGCTACCATAAAAACCGCCATATCCATTGAAAAAGACCTCTTTACCCGGGTTGAAGAGCTTGCCCAGGTCATGCATGTTTCCCGAAGCAAGGTGTTCCAGGAAGCCTTGCTCGCTTATCTGGAAAAGTATGAAAACCAGCAGCTGCTCGCCGAGCTTAATCGTGCCTACGCAGACAGCACCACAACTGCAGAACAGGATTGGCTTCACAACACAAGCATACACCATACAAAAATAGTTAAAGACCAATGGTAA